Proteins co-encoded in one Solea senegalensis isolate Sse05_10M linkage group LG8, IFAPA_SoseM_1, whole genome shotgun sequence genomic window:
- the LOC122772959 gene encoding nuclear receptor subfamily 1 group D member 1-like, whose amino-acid sequence MLTSHVPFWFSLLSIAVRFGRIPKREKQRLLDEMQSYMNSLNESASMEMEVSSPPDALAGAQNQTNERPAPQSYQSGLVNGDGKPLKMASHNNNNNNGGGGSGTPSSSFRNSAGQDAAMTHTSTQTQHAPHREQVNVTSSYGSAPTNCPAAPTHSEHSANPHVDNAQYTYSSNQNQCPVSGNISAQAYSSNHNGFPASESQNQNSCPWKLSGGAKVLACPLNSCPVAPASRSSQEVWESFSQCFTPAVKEVVEFAKSIPGFQTLSQHDQVMLLKSGTFQVLMVRFCSLFDAKERTVTFLNGQTYSLASLRALGMGSLLDAMFDFSEKLGSLGLEPDEMALFMAVVLVSADRSGVVDVGAVELLQENLIKALRSLITSRRPDDSTLFPKLLLRLPDLRTLNNQHSDKLLAFRIDP is encoded by the exons ATGCTAACATCTCATGTCCCCTTCtggttttctcttctctccatagCCGTGCGTTTTGGCCGCATTCCCAAACGGGAGAAGCAGAGGCTACTGGACGAGATGCAGAGCTACATGAACAGCCTCAACGAATCCGCTTCCATGGAAATGGAGGTGTCCTCTCCCCCCGACGCCCTCGCCGGTGCCCAGAACCAGACGAACGAGCGCCCCGCGCCGCAGTCTTACCAGAGCGGCTTGGTGAACGGCGACGGGAAGCCGCTCAAGATGGCgtcccacaacaacaacaacaacaacggcggcggcggcagcggcacTCCATCCTCCTCTTTCCGGAACAGTGCGGGGCAGGACGCGGCGATGACGCACACGTCGACCCAGACGCAGCACGCGCCGCACAGGGAGCAGGTGAACGTGACGTCGAGCTACGGCAGCGCCCCCACAAACTGCCCCGCTGCCCCCACTCACAGTGAACACTCCGCTAATCCTCATGTGGATAACGCCCAGTACACCTACTCCTCCAATCAGAACCAGTGTCCCGTCAGCGGCAACATATCAGCGCAGGCCTACTCGTCCAATCACAACGGTTTCCCAGCCAGTGAGTCCCAGAACCAAAACTCCTGCCCCTGGAAGCTGAGTGGTGGCGCCAAAGTGCTG GCATGTCCACTCAACTCCTGTCCTGTGGCTCCAGCCAGCCGCTCCAGTCAGGAGGTGTGGGAGTCTTTCTCCCAGTGCTTCACTCCTGCTGTTAAAGAAGTGGTGGAGTTTGCAAAGAGCATCCCAGGCTTCCAGACCCTCAGCCAGCATGATCAGGTCATGCTGCTCAAATCCGGCACTTTTCAG GTTCTGATGGTGAGGTTTTGCTCCTTGTTTGATGCCAAGGAGAGGACGGTGACCTTCCTGAACGGGCAGACGTACTCGCTGGCGTCGCTGAGGGCTCTCGGCATGGGCTCTTTACTGGACGCCATGTTTGATTTCAGCGAGAAGCTGGGATCTTTGGGTCTGGAGCCGGATGAGATGGCTCTCTTCATGGCCGTCGTGCTCGTGTCAGCCG ATCGCTCCGGTGTTGTGGACGTGGGAGCggtggagctgctgcaggagaacCTGATCAAAGCTCTGCGGTCTCTCATCACCAGTCGCCGCCCCGACGACAGCACCCTCTTCCCAAAGTTGCTGCTCCGTCTGCCAGACCTGCGCACCCTGAACAACCAGCACTCTGACAAGCTTCTAGCTTTCCGCATCGATCCCTGA